The Setaria italica strain Yugu1 chromosome VIII, Setaria_italica_v2.0, whole genome shotgun sequence genome includes the window gtttgtaacaccaaccgggataaaagggggtcttttatcccggttggtgtttcaaaccgggataaaagggtccctaacggggtggctgaaagaggagtaaatccctcgaacccttttatcccggttggtgtttccaatcgggataaaagggtcccccacgagtgaatacaaaaggattgcatcccctatatagtcagatgtgttgtgtaggtgagatggcaaggaagctatgcgcgaggctggagattgtgggttcgaatcccacgcagtgcgcacgcgcatatttcgcgtgaaaaatcgcgtgacttgtgggGGCCCTCCTGGGAGCTTggtatttccttttttttgcagcgTCTGCCGTGGTGAGCCTCttgtcccgattggtttatcctggatggattttcgggagatttacaccttaccaaccgggactaaaggccaattctctactagtgcgaGTTCACATCCAAGGGATTTGCTCTTCCTACCACGAGCCCGTCGGCGACATCCGGTGTCGTGCACTGGAGAAGGCCATCGTATCGCTGGCATGGTCCTCCCCTGCGCGTTCGGCAGCCATGGGTGCACGCAGCTGCTCAAGCTCAAGGAGATGCTTGAACAGAGTTGCTGATTCCCCTTGAACAGGGTGCACAGTGACGGTGGCCTCGTAGCATGCGCCTCGGAAACCCCGTCCGGTAAAGATGGAGGAGCCGCAGATCAACAACGTACCTCCGGATGGCCGTGTCCCTTCTCTAGTGCGTCCCAAGGTTTTAAATCTCCGCCTATAACTGTTTGAAGTTGATCAAGCTATTTGTGTTCACGAACAACTTAGCGGCTATAGCCCGCTATAACCTCATTTAGCTCCGCTATAGCTGTTTTAAAGATCATCTGTTAAATACCTTTAGCCGGAGATTTAAAACCTTGGTGCGTCCTTCTTAGAGAAGGGATCGATGTGCACATGGCATGGAGGATGAAAAACCTGGTTCCCCAATGTAGAGGGCCTCAAAGTTCTAAAGCTTGCTACTCCCAATGTGGATCTGGGCTGTGGCAAGAGGCAAAGGACAATTGTCAACTACAAAACTCGTATCAGCAATAAAACTCATGGTTTATCAACAATTTGGCAGATTTTTATCATCAATTTCGAGTGCCCGTTTCGTCATCGTAGTTAATTAAGTGATTAAGTGAATCACTGCTTTTGTGCTTGTCACTGTTGGGTGTGCCGACGCCCAATCCATTTTGTCCCCCTCTCTTCACCTTCCTCGCCTGCGGGCAGTGGTGGAGCCAGGAATTTTAGAGAGTCTAGACGAGATAATACGCCGAGCTAACAATGGCAAGCAATGCACATGAGTATATTATATAACATACATATAATATTAGGAAACCAGGATAGATTCAAATTAAGATATTAAAATGATTTTTCAGTACACAATTTCAAGACTTAGATGATTCACGCATACATAAATATTTCTATCACGTGTTTACTGTCAATGGCCTTGTATGCTTGCAGGTGTTTAAATGTATTAATGTATTATATCAGCTCTGCACATGCCAAGCTTATTTTTTCATCTCAAGAGCTAGGAATGGATATTGTGGGCAGCGTCATCGGCAAGCTCGGCGAGCTGCTCCATGAGGAGTACAAGCTACAGAAGGGCCTGCCTGAGGAAATCAAGTCTCTGAAACATGGGCTCGAGAGTGCGCAGACGGCTCTCAGCAACGTGGGCGAGGTGCTACCAGAGCAGCTGGATCCACAGGTCCGGCTCTGGGCTAGCAAGGTCAGGGAGGCGTCCTACGACGTGGAGGACATCGACACCTTCCTCATCGAGGTGGCTGACCCATCTGAGGAGAAGGATGGCCTGCTCAAACGTCTCCACAAGTATATTGCCGACTTGTTGAACAGGAGCAAGGCGCGCCACaccatcgccgtcgccatcgaGGACACGAAGAAGCGGCTCCAGGAGCTAGCTGACCACCGTAGCCGGGGAGCCTGGGTAACGGCCCAGGGTGGCCGGGCCTTGGCTCCGCCACTGCCCGCGGGATGGCTCCTCTTTCTTTCGAGAAATACgtaggagagctgcatatcattataTTACGAAGAAGTTTAAAAAGATACAACGCGAACCTTTTCCGGGTACCGCACACGGTTTGAGTTACAATAAGGATTTACATTTATGAAACGACAACAACTGATCATCAGGCAAAGACTACCCCAACGCTGCCTCGCTCGCTGCCAGCGTTGCTACTGAACGCGGCCAAGGGACCACGAACCCTGCTCCTACCGCACACCAAAGGGCGGCGTCCTCCAGAATTTCCTTCATCAGTTGCCCATGATTCTTATCTGCTCCTCTCTGGTAAACGCGGTCGTTCCGTTCAGGCAATTTGGTTTCTTGCACACACGTACACCATTGCCGCTCTAGAGTCCAATGCCACCGTGTGCaggcactggtagagaactcggtattagttcCGAATGGTAGGGCGCAAATCTTCCGAAAAACTATTTGGGATGaagcaatcgagacaaaaggaggtttttttatcccgggtccctcaaccgggactaaagacatcctttagtcccggtttgtaaaaccaaccgagactaaagaggcTGCCACGCCAAGCGTGGGACAGGCTCCTTTAATCCTGGTttgttttaccaaccgggattaaagatcggccctttactcctggttggtttttccaaccgggactaaagtcctgctTGAATTCAGGCACGCGCCACTTTAGTTAGGCTgcatggcgcctataatttcatgcatcacgtatacgtatccCTTTgattaacctttagtagttgagcctttttttataatgaaatcaaactagtatttatacaattactatatatatacaattcttagtgtatatatatacaattcttagcatactatatatatacaaatattaGCGTATGTATTATATacacaaatcaaactatatatctctatgatcttcccgtcgaggtgttgctcggaaagtctaattttcatccatcgtaataaaattctccttgtggatttatcacctcgtccaccgggaatccaatgagaccttcacatattacCGCTactcacatattgccgctactctttccttcctcaaaagtccttgttgaatattcatcatctgtaatttggatacatgtgaattttacacgaacaattaaatataaggagctacaaaataattaactattaatagttttattttacgtacatcaTATCCATGCGGCGTCATCTTGATGGTCTttggtcccataaaactgtgcatgtgctcacagacatagtagccacatagattattcacgggttcctgtcttaagtacttcagtggaaaaaaaataagttatgaaatattcgtgctaTAGAGTGTACAAAATTTGTAGACTTCATACTACCAGGAAGTCTattctccatgtaagtttttctttgtaTGGACCTTTATTATGTGTCTTGATGAATTTTGTCCATgctctgcggattaaaataatgaatgatacaatgttaggtgaaaatttaggaaacaaacttttgcataaaGATAAAGGTcaagaattattacaagcctagcatgtcttgcatgtcttggtaatCTACAAGTGCTCTCCTCAAGGAATCAAAGATGGTTACGTGGCTTATATCAGGCTCAACTATAATGAGGATCCAATGGAAACTGCatacataaatattcatatatattagatcgagctaactaacattaatcaggtaaagaaaaaaataaaaatagatggtatacacacacttacttgaagttgtatgaaaGTAGTATAAAATCCTTATATTTTTGTATGTATAGGGAATTGTATATTGTCCTCAACGTTTTCTCTGGCTGATCCCATTtatgtttttggttaactacggatggatccatgaagccaacatggaggtacgcttcatgtcggcacgtctgaattagcatcctataCATAAAATAGAATACGAAGTTAATTAGTACGGCGACGCACGCACAAAAAATattgatatgagccaaaatttacatgtacataAACGAACGCTTACAGAAACTAgacgctgatcagagagacatcCAGGgtatcatgatggtacacttcgtatatatccttaaATTGTAGCCACAGGGCTTTCTTGCCTTCACCGTAAAagtctatcggttttaccttaaggccaaGCATCTTGCTCTCGTCGGTGGACAATTTCATGTACCATTTatggaatttgtacatctttgttgatagcttctttaCCGACTCAGGGCTTACTAGAGGCTTgactagctcaaaggtccattttagTGCAGGTGGCAGCTCATCTTGCCCTAGGCATTCATCAAGCCCCATCCTTGTTTCTTTCATGAATCTCAATGCTTTTATTTGCTGATCCAAGGGCATTACTACTATCTTTTTAGCTATTTTTTCTGTTAGATGCCCGAGGTCAGAGACAACAGCACTAAAAGATGACTtcagtttcctttttttcttctcatcagccttgactaacgcccgttcgtagttcgatagtGGTGGTCTACTCCTCTTGGCTTCTTCTCTTGGCTTCTTCTTGCTTTCTGataattttttaatttctttttgaCTTACTGggggtggctccatctcccttgcttttttttattCGGCCCTTTGCATGAACCACTCTCTGGCTTTTGCTTGGGCTTCGGCCCAGCGTTCCGCTTGAGTCTTTGCCTCCCTAAGTTCATGAGGAGTCatttcaggctcctttgttttcttatttCTCTATCTTGGCTTAGGAGGCAGTGGTCGTAACTTCTTAAATGGTGCCGCAGGTTCCTTCCTCAGgtctgctcttagtcccggtgACGGTGATCTGGGAGGggtgttgtcgtcgtcgtcgtcatcgctCCAACCACCAGTAtatggtggagatggagaccttgatcgagcaggttctagtggagatgatggtcttgatgtttgaggagatggtttTTGCTGGGGATTTGCgaggagcggtcttgagctttgaggagatgccTCCAAGtcagggatgatgatgtagtgttTGCGCCATATAATGACACCGTGAAGCGcttctcctagtgttgttgTTCTGTCGTGTAGTAGGatgtcgagctctaggccttcatatttgCTATTAGCGATCTGCTCTAGGCCGACGCTGGCATAGCCAAGTGGAATCTCCAAGCCATGACTTGTCTAccctggcaggattggtaaggcactcctgTACGCCACTTGTACATATAGAAGAAATGGAGACAAGCTATTAAACTCTGATCCCAAGGCATGGATTGATGGATTGAGATTGCCGAtcggtgcataaatattatgtataagtataccttaatgctGAGGTTGCTGACCAGTGTATGCAGCTCAGATGTGGTGCGATTTGTaatggcatccacagggaaccGTTGCACatccacgggtaatcttggcgtTTGTGGATCAGGGAGCCTTGTGGACTCACAACTTCTCTcaaggtgttgagaagggctagcaACTGCATCGGCCATTCGACAACTGACttcctcctgcattcttacttccaCGGAATGCACTTTGGCTTATATCATGTGCCGCCAGCTCTCATCctcttgttcctttcttcgcttctcGCTTCTGTACGTGTTCAAGTTCCCTCGAAATGCGAACTTCCATGGAACAAACCTAAACCCTCGGGTACGtcctgggtgttcgggattcccaagggccaatgtgagctcatcattctctcggtacaccttcaacctcccagccttaacAGCTTCAATGTTCTTGACAAGCCTTTCATCCTTCTCACATAATGTTTCAATGAAGGtcagtgtcccatcctcttcaCTCAGGGAGCCTctatgagcgtaataccaatttttcaatCGATCGGGCCAGTCAAAAGTTACTAGTACGATACCTCGAACGATCAAGCCATGTTCCATCTccttccatttgggaattgctttgCCATAACCACCTTGCCCTAGGCGATGGTGGTACTCCTTATGACCAGCATTCCCTGTGTTGGTCATGACCTTTTTCATACCGTCATCGCTCCTCTTGTATtgtacaaatgcctcccagtggtccctcaagtTTGGACACATAGTAAAATCCGGAGTTTGTTCCTCCTTAAGGTACTTTGCAtctagcatcttcttgaatgtctagaattgtgtggccatcttttTCAGCATGCACactttcacatcattttcatTATATCcatcgggaaatgtgaaatgtctcttgatattttcccacagcatattcttttctgtataCTACACTGTGTATGGATTTTTttcccttccattccctgatgctgatgggcactttgtcccttacgattgccccgatttgactcacgtactttgTTGCCGCTTCTTCGGGAGCAACCAACATGCCCTTTTCTGTGACTTCCATGATGACAAGGTTCATACTATCCTTCACCTTGGAAGGACCTCAGGGCTTCTGACGGTTCATCGAtacagagggctaacagttcaagtttcattaattagtacatagtaataatgaattaGACAtcatagatggggtaaaacattGGAaatatgatatatatatacctcgccagaACCTTCCGTGACGGCAAAGCTTTGCTGGGgatcgggctcttcattgccatcgccgGAACCTGCTTGCACCATGACAACATTTCGCTGGCTACTCTCTTCATCGGTGTATGTTATGGGacggttggagccactaccatcacTAGAAATAATCCGCTCCATCTGATACACATCATCGTTTGCCATCTAAACTACTTTAaacatacatgaaatcatagttacatgtatGTTAAAGGGATATACATTAAATCATAGATCaatcatgaaaaaattctaagcatttctagtaatttgtaagaatttctaccaaatttgtacaaatttgtactaattttcgAAGCATTTCTACTAAATCATAGTAACTAAATAATAATAGTACATGTATACAAAATTTTACTAAGAATTTATACTAAATAATAATAGCAAATTTCCTATTAATTTCTATTGACTAcctaacaaaaaataaaaaaaggtccTTGCTTTCGTGCGTGCAGTTCCGAGGGTCGGAGGTTATTATGCAAGCGGAGACGAGCCGGGCCATGCCGGGATGAGTTGGCCGGGGCGCCGGAGATGGATGGCGGGGGCGACGGCCGGGACTTGCTTCTGAGGcggtgatgaggacggcgatgacaagggaggcggcgatgaggcggcgacggggacggaaGCCATGGCGACGCGGATGGCTACGatgggggaggcggcgacgggatgCGCGGTGGCGACCGGGACGGAGGCTGCGGTGACGGGGATGGTGAGGCAGCGTTGGGGACAGAGGCCGCGGCAACGGGGACAGAGGAGGCCGGCGAAGAGGGCGGTGACGGGACGtggcgacggaggaggccgACGATGAGGGAGGCGAAACGGGCGGGACTTGGACAATGAGAGTGAAAATTTCACTGAGTGTTGGGCGCGGGAAGGTAGAAGATGGCTGTTAATTTTATACAGGACCCCCCCTTTTATGCCTGTTCATAACTAAAACGGGGATTaaaggaccttttatcccagttagaattagcaaccgggataaaaggcccccctcttttatcccggtttataCTCACTCGAGATAAAAGGCCCctctttttatcccggttgccccTCTTTTATCCTAGTTTATGCTCACccgagataaaaggcccccATTTATCCCGGCTAAAAACTGGAACAGGGATAAATGGGTACTTTCAGGCGGGAaccgaaaagtacccttttatcccagttccAATTCGAAAACGGGATAAAGGGGGGCCTTCTCCCATTTTTTATCTCCCACCTCGTTGCtagaaatggattttatttatattttcaccggatttcaggaagcaaaaaataaaaaatttacatattttaaaca containing:
- the LOC105915012 gene encoding uncharacterized protein LOC105915012, translating into MDIVGSVIGKLGELLHEEYKLQKGLPEEIKSLKHGLESAQTALSNVGEVLPEQLDPQVRLWASKVREASYDVEDIDTFLIEVADPSEEKDGLLKRLHKYIADLLNRSKARHTIAVAIEDTKKRLQELADHRSRGAWDLAIMLLPDGDSLTDSRYPERFSDCGGSSGSWMGKPSEHSRRLLQLLAIEIETIYLHIELSEQEL